The Peribacillus sp. FSL P2-0133 genome has a segment encoding these proteins:
- the holA gene encoding DNA polymerase III subunit delta, producing the protein MVLDVWKSIKKGQFSPVYLLYGTEAYLINETKQLLIENVLHEDEMDFNFAQFDLEETPVETALEDVETLPFIGERRLVFMQNPFFLTAEKTKSRVEHNVKRLEAYLADPVPYSIVVLTAPYEKLDERKKITKELKRKAVLVEAKKLGDHELKGWVKERVEASSVQIDEQATELLLELAGTNLMMLTNELDKMVLYAEADKHITVEIVEKLVAKSLEQNIFTLVDHVLQRKMESAMSILHDLLRQNEEPIKILSVIAGQVRLMYQVKELSRQGYSQQKIAGQLKVHPYRVKLALEKTGKFQERELLSIMNDLAEADYKMKTGQADKAITLELLLLKIR; encoded by the coding sequence TTGGTATTAGACGTTTGGAAAAGTATAAAAAAAGGGCAATTCTCGCCAGTATACTTGTTATATGGGACAGAAGCCTATCTAATTAATGAAACGAAGCAGCTATTGATCGAAAATGTCCTTCACGAAGATGAGATGGATTTTAACTTTGCTCAATTTGATTTAGAAGAGACGCCTGTTGAAACTGCGCTTGAAGATGTCGAAACACTCCCGTTTATCGGGGAAAGGCGCCTTGTTTTCATGCAAAACCCATTTTTTTTGACAGCTGAAAAAACGAAGTCAAGAGTTGAACATAATGTGAAAAGACTGGAAGCGTATTTGGCTGACCCGGTCCCTTATTCTATTGTCGTATTGACCGCACCTTATGAGAAACTGGATGAACGGAAAAAAATCACCAAGGAACTGAAGCGTAAGGCGGTTCTCGTTGAAGCGAAGAAGCTTGGTGATCATGAGTTAAAGGGGTGGGTGAAGGAGAGGGTCGAAGCTTCTTCAGTCCAAATAGATGAGCAGGCAACAGAGCTTTTACTTGAACTTGCAGGAACGAATCTGATGATGCTGACGAATGAACTGGATAAAATGGTGCTTTATGCAGAAGCTGATAAACACATTACGGTCGAGATAGTGGAAAAGCTGGTCGCTAAATCACTGGAACAGAATATCTTCACGCTTGTTGATCATGTGTTACAGCGAAAGATGGAGAGTGCCATGTCGATACTGCACGATCTTCTCAGGCAGAATGAAGAGCCCATCAAGATCTTGAGTGTCATTGCAGGTCAGGTCAGGCTCATGTATCAAGTGAAGGAGCTTTCCCGTCAGGGCTATAGCCAGCAAAAAATTGCGGGTCAACTGAAGGTGCATCCTTACCGGGTAAAGCTGGCACTTGAAAAGACGGGGAAATTCCAGGAACGCGAGCTGTTGAGCATCATGAACGACTTAGCGGAAGCGGATTATAAAATGAAGACCGGCCAAGCGGATAAGGCAATCACGCTTGAGCTGCTGCTTTTGAAAATTAGATGA
- a CDS encoding YqzM family protein, with translation MNEFEKNVQSKTDDVADSAIGFIGSFVFFAAMFTIAVVIKAVGS, from the coding sequence ATGAACGAATTCGAAAAGAATGTTCAGTCAAAAACAGATGACGTCGCTGATTCCGCTATAGGATTCATCGGTTCTTTTGTATTTTTCGCTGCCATGTTCACCATAGCTGTCGTCATTAAAGCTGTCGGATCCTGA
- a CDS encoding DNA internalization-related competence protein ComEC/Rec2, translating to MARHLILLAVSATFGVTAHSFLNVRLLIIILIFLCFLYFSVGLSVKALSFHLVIMGIFIGAASFSDHRNKTAYHGTDSRFIITFTDQPNIDGNSLKGFVRGEKGERLVLRYKITTELEQQKLSRFLRIGLSCPAEGTLQIPDKNRNENSFDYQRYLFRHGIHWIFKADSISFEECKKAGNSIPVLIRNWRLKGITYIREHFPEESSGFVTALIFGDQSYIDEGDLTNYQRLGLVHLLAISGLHVSFLTGMLFYFGIRVGITRERMMVAILIFLPVYMLLSGASPSVVRSCLMAMLFFLLLLFKKRISAGAAIGSTYMALLFFRPNMIYDIGFQLSFAVTFSIIMSSSIFLQYPKKTTQLFIISSICQLAALPILLFHFFEVSFLGVFLNVLYVPLYSIILLPLSLISLLIHLLLPPLGQPLISLLNFIFVLCNKAADAASNLPLASIQFGKPPFIMMALLVISLLGLYLTWDVSFEKSKIWCGIMIVLLLFQYNLQRFSPFGEVQIIDVGQGDSILIILPFNRGNYLIDTGGRITFPIDTWAKKRKKFNTADDIIIPLLKSKGIHQLDKLILTHPDADHMGSAKELIENFKVGEIIIGGWSEEQYRDMDFVSMARDKKMKMTVLRRGDNWVAGGAPFAVLSPYEKEENKNDSSVVLFTELGGLSWLLTGDMGEGGEKELLSTFPQLQADILKVGHHGSKTSSSMAFLEQIQPKAALISVGKDNGYGHPHGDVIGNLEKNGIKVFRTDEDGSIIYKYYKSSGTFRKTLP from the coding sequence ATGGCTAGACATCTTATTTTACTAGCTGTTTCGGCTACATTTGGTGTTACGGCCCATTCTTTTTTAAATGTAAGGCTGCTAATCATTATCCTTATTTTTCTCTGTTTCCTCTATTTTTCGGTGGGGTTAAGCGTGAAGGCCCTTAGTTTTCATTTGGTGATCATGGGGATATTTATAGGGGCCGCCTCCTTCTCCGATCACCGAAACAAAACTGCCTATCATGGAACGGATAGCCGATTTATCATCACTTTTACCGACCAACCGAATATAGATGGAAATTCATTAAAAGGATTCGTGCGCGGTGAGAAAGGTGAACGGCTAGTGCTTCGTTATAAAATCACAACCGAATTGGAACAGCAAAAGCTGAGTCGGTTTCTGCGAATCGGTTTATCATGTCCGGCAGAAGGGACATTGCAAATTCCCGACAAAAACAGGAATGAAAACAGTTTCGATTACCAGCGTTATCTTTTCCGCCATGGCATCCATTGGATATTCAAAGCAGATTCCATTTCATTTGAAGAATGCAAAAAGGCTGGAAACTCGATTCCAGTTTTGATTCGTAATTGGCGCCTGAAGGGAATTACGTATATTAGGGAACACTTTCCGGAAGAATCGAGCGGTTTTGTCACAGCCCTCATATTCGGCGACCAGTCATATATAGATGAAGGCGACCTTACTAATTATCAGCGGTTAGGTCTGGTTCATTTACTGGCGATTTCCGGTCTCCATGTCAGTTTTTTAACGGGGATGTTATTTTACTTCGGCATCAGGGTTGGGATTACACGGGAAAGAATGATGGTGGCCATCTTAATCTTCCTTCCGGTTTACATGTTACTTTCAGGTGCCAGTCCATCTGTGGTGAGATCCTGTTTAATGGCTATGCTTTTCTTTCTGCTCCTGCTATTCAAGAAGCGAATCTCGGCGGGTGCCGCGATCGGATCGACCTATATGGCATTATTGTTTTTTCGGCCTAATATGATCTATGATATAGGTTTTCAGCTTTCATTCGCAGTCACTTTCTCCATTATCATGTCTTCAAGCATTTTCTTACAATATCCTAAGAAAACAACGCAGCTATTCATCATCAGTTCCATCTGCCAATTGGCAGCCCTTCCGATTTTGCTTTTTCACTTTTTTGAAGTATCCTTTCTTGGCGTGTTTCTAAACGTATTGTATGTTCCGCTTTATTCCATCATATTGCTGCCACTTTCACTGATTTCCCTCCTTATTCATTTATTACTGCCTCCCTTGGGGCAACCCCTCATATCATTATTGAATTTCATATTCGTACTCTGCAATAAAGCCGCTGATGCAGCATCGAATTTGCCGCTGGCTTCCATTCAGTTTGGAAAACCACCTTTCATCATGATGGCATTACTTGTTATTTCCCTTTTAGGGTTATACCTGACTTGGGATGTATCTTTTGAAAAAAGTAAAATCTGGTGCGGAATAATGATTGTCCTTTTGCTTTTTCAATATAATTTACAAAGATTCTCTCCTTTTGGTGAAGTGCAGATCATCGACGTTGGACAAGGTGACTCCATTTTAATCATCCTGCCGTTCAATCGCGGCAATTATTTGATCGATACGGGTGGGCGAATTACATTTCCAATCGACACGTGGGCAAAAAAGCGAAAGAAGTTCAACACCGCGGATGATATCATTATTCCATTATTGAAAAGTAAGGGGATCCACCAATTGGACAAACTCATTTTAACCCATCCGGATGCAGATCATATGGGAAGTGCAAAAGAATTGATTGAAAATTTTAAAGTTGGGGAGATCATCATTGGAGGCTGGAGTGAAGAGCAATATAGGGATATGGATTTTGTGTCCATGGCAAGAGATAAAAAAATGAAAATGACTGTCCTTAGAAGGGGGGACAATTGGGTGGCGGGCGGAGCGCCGTTTGCTGTGCTAAGTCCATATGAGAAAGAAGAAAATAAGAATGATTCATCCGTAGTTCTATTCACGGAGCTTGGGGGATTGTCATGGTTATTAACTGGTGATATGGGAGAAGGAGGGGAAAAGGAACTATTGAGCACATTTCCGCAGTTGCAGGCGGATATCTTGAAGGTTGGACACCATGGCAGTAAAACTTCTTCTTCCATGGCCTTCCTTGAACAGATACAGCCGAAAGCGGCGCTTATTTCAGTTGGAAAAGATAATGGCTACGGTCACCCTCATGGAGACGTAATTGGGAATCTTGAGAAAAATGGCATAAAGGTGTTCAGGACGGACGAGGATGGTTCTATTATTTACAAGTATTACAAAAGCAGCGGAACCTTTCGGAAGACACTCCCATAG
- a CDS encoding ComE operon protein 2: protein MNRISWDQYFMAQSHLLALRSTCTRLTVGATIVRDNRIIAGGYNGSIAGGTHCIDDGCYVIDNHCVRTIHAEMNALLQCAKFGVPTDRAEIYVTHFPCLQCCKSLIQAGIKAVYYAEDYKNHPYALELFKQAGVKTEKVEAKGAIDVNGKQKKDFVFSLLAQLERSDLGKEDLLELEKQANQIFEN, encoded by the coding sequence ATGAACAGAATTAGTTGGGATCAATATTTCATGGCGCAAAGCCATTTATTAGCTTTAAGAAGCACATGTACACGCCTCACTGTAGGGGCGACCATCGTCAGGGACAACCGAATCATTGCGGGGGGATATAATGGGTCCATTGCCGGAGGGACGCATTGTATTGATGACGGCTGTTATGTAATTGATAATCATTGTGTCAGAACGATACATGCAGAAATGAATGCACTTTTACAATGTGCGAAATTTGGGGTACCTACTGATCGGGCAGAAATATATGTGACGCATTTTCCGTGTCTTCAGTGCTGTAAATCACTCATCCAAGCTGGCATAAAGGCTGTTTATTATGCAGAGGATTACAAAAATCATCCATATGCCCTGGAATTATTCAAACAGGCTGGTGTCAAGACCGAGAAGGTTGAAGCAAAAGGGGCCATCGATGTTAATGGAAAACAAAAAAAGGACTTTGTATTCTCATTGCTGGCTCAACTTGAACGATCAGACTTGGGAAAAGAAGATTTATTGGAGTTGGAAAAGCAGGCCAATCAAATATTTGAAAATTAA
- a CDS encoding helix-hairpin-helix domain-containing protein — protein MEGIFKRKLTIITVAVAFVAAGIYFFLQQVEDPADTEDIFSITAKESEHKQSDDETPAEPEIIKVDVKGAVKSPGIFTAQAGDRVIDLISAAGSFTDKADKDKVNFAQIVEDQMVIYVPEIGEEDEGKLENIQVGSTGDVVSGGTSGGLVNLNKATQEDLETLTGIGPSKANAILEYRETVGKFKEVDDLKKVTGIGDKTFERLRDSISVK, from the coding sequence ATGGAAGGGATTTTTAAAAGAAAATTGACGATTATAACCGTTGCCGTGGCATTTGTGGCAGCGGGCATTTACTTTTTTTTGCAACAAGTGGAGGATCCGGCTGATACGGAAGATATATTTTCCATTACTGCAAAAGAATCTGAACATAAACAAAGTGATGATGAAACGCCTGCCGAACCTGAGATCATTAAAGTGGACGTTAAAGGGGCGGTCAAGTCCCCAGGCATATTCACTGCACAGGCAGGTGACCGGGTGATCGATTTGATTTCGGCAGCGGGCAGTTTTACGGACAAGGCTGATAAGGATAAAGTGAATTTTGCCCAAATTGTCGAAGACCAAATGGTCATTTATGTTCCGGAAATAGGTGAAGAAGACGAGGGGAAGTTGGAGAATATACAGGTCGGGTCAACTGGTGATGTCGTTTCAGGGGGGACATCAGGAGGACTGGTGAACTTGAATAAAGCTACACAGGAAGATTTGGAAACCTTGACGGGAATTGGACCATCCAAAGCGAATGCGATCCTGGAATACAGAGAAACGGTAGGGAAATTCAAGGAGGTCGATGACTTGAAGAAGGTAACGGGAATCGGTGATAAAACGTTTGAAAGGTTACGGGATTCCATTTCGGTGAAATGA
- the comER gene encoding late competence protein ComER: protein MKKIGVIGTGNMGTILIEAWLEAKILNPADLIITNRTLSKALVLKEKHPGIKVAESAAEIVQQADFIFLCVKPLQINSLLQGIKHHIKRDQLVISITSPLSVSQLESAVNAPCARFIPSITNRVGSGVSLLSFSKSCSKEKVSALFDLASAISAPVIIENDITRVSSDIVSCGPAFFSYLAQAFIDAACQTTKIDKETATTLTENMLVGLGELLGKGVYTLPTLQEKVCVKGGITGEGIKVLEAETGEMFHHLFQATHEKFAEDLHEVEKQFGHPY from the coding sequence TTGAAGAAAATCGGTGTTATCGGAACCGGAAATATGGGTACCATTTTAATCGAGGCATGGCTGGAGGCAAAAATATTGAATCCGGCGGATCTAATCATTACAAATCGCACGCTTTCCAAAGCATTGGTGCTGAAAGAAAAACACCCTGGTATCAAGGTTGCGGAAAGCGCAGCCGAAATCGTCCAACAAGCGGACTTTATCTTTCTCTGTGTAAAACCATTGCAAATTAACAGCCTATTACAGGGCATCAAACATCATATAAAAAGGGATCAGCTGGTTATTTCCATCACAAGCCCGCTTTCGGTCTCCCAGCTTGAATCTGCCGTGAATGCCCCTTGTGCCCGTTTTATCCCGAGCATAACGAACCGTGTGGGTTCTGGGGTATCGTTACTTAGTTTCAGCAAGAGCTGCAGTAAGGAGAAAGTGTCAGCTTTATTTGATTTGGCCTCCGCCATATCGGCACCGGTCATCATTGAAAATGATATCACCCGGGTATCTTCCGATATCGTCAGCTGCGGTCCTGCCTTTTTCAGCTATTTAGCACAAGCTTTTATTGACGCGGCTTGCCAAACGACGAAGATAGATAAAGAAACGGCTACGACTTTGACTGAGAATATGCTGGTTGGCTTAGGGGAACTGCTTGGTAAAGGGGTTTATACATTGCCGACCTTACAGGAAAAGGTTTGTGTAAAGGGTGGAATAACAGGTGAGGGGATCAAGGTTTTAGAAGCTGAAACCGGGGAAATGTTCCATCATCTTTTTCAAGCGACACATGAAAAGTTTGCAGAGGATCTTCACGAAGTTGAAAAGCAGTTCGGCCATCCTTATTAA
- a CDS encoding class I SAM-dependent methyltransferase, translating into MTYERFAYVYDELMKDAPYEKWLMILTAKLEQYGIGGRKVLDLACGTGEMTVELAQHGFEVTGVDLSDEMLLVANEKAVKLGLSIPLFQQNMAELEGLGQFDCVTIFCDSLNYLRDEEDIVKTFSRVHEHLKEGGLFLFDVHSIYKMEEIFRDNTFAVNGEEVSYIWDCFPGVEPYSVEHDLSFFVRDDESGLYDRFDELHYQRTYPVEQYKKWLEQAGFTVSEILADLEDAPLAAETERILFVASK; encoded by the coding sequence ATGACGTACGAACGCTTTGCCTATGTATACGATGAACTGATGAAGGACGCACCTTATGAAAAATGGCTGATGATCCTTACGGCGAAGCTGGAACAGTACGGAATTGGCGGTAGGAAAGTCCTGGATTTAGCGTGTGGAACCGGGGAAATGACTGTTGAATTGGCGCAACACGGATTCGAAGTCACCGGTGTGGATTTATCTGATGAAATGCTTCTTGTTGCTAATGAAAAAGCGGTTAAGCTTGGATTATCGATTCCGCTTTTCCAGCAGAATATGGCAGAACTCGAAGGACTTGGCCAATTTGATTGTGTCACGATTTTTTGTGATTCGCTGAACTACCTTCGCGATGAGGAAGATATAGTCAAGACGTTCAGCCGGGTTCATGAGCATTTGAAGGAAGGCGGATTATTTTTGTTTGATGTCCATTCCATTTATAAAATGGAAGAAATCTTTCGTGATAATACGTTTGCTGTCAATGGAGAAGAAGTATCCTATATATGGGACTGCTTCCCAGGTGTTGAACCTTACAGTGTGGAACATGATTTAAGTTTTTTCGTAAGGGACGATGAAAGCGGCCTGTATGACCGATTTGATGAGTTGCATTACCAACGGACCTATCCGGTTGAACAATATAAAAAGTGGTTGGAGCAAGCAGGTTTTACGGTTTCTGAAATTCTGGCGGATCTTGAAGACGCACCGCTTGCAGCGGAAACCGAAAGAATCTTATTTGTAGCCAGTAAATGA
- the rsfS gene encoding ribosome silencing factor: protein MTERELLVIAAKAADDKRAEDIVALNMQGISLVADYFLICHGNSEKQVQAIAREMKSKADESGINVKRLEGFDEAKWVLVDLGDVVAHIFHKDERNYYNLERLWGDAPFEDLESELTT, encoded by the coding sequence ATGACTGAACGTGAACTTCTTGTAATTGCAGCAAAAGCGGCGGACGATAAAAGAGCGGAGGATATCGTGGCATTGAACATGCAAGGTATTTCTCTTGTAGCGGATTACTTTTTGATCTGCCACGGTAATTCTGAAAAACAAGTACAAGCAATAGCTCGTGAAATGAAGAGCAAAGCTGATGAATCAGGAATCAATGTAAAACGTCTTGAAGGTTTTGACGAGGCGAAATGGGTGCTTGTTGATCTTGGCGATGTAGTGGCCCACATTTTCCATAAAGATGAAAGAAATTACTATAACCTCGAACGTTTATGGGGAGATGCACCTTTTGAAGATCTAGAGAGTGAACTGACTACATGA
- the yqeK gene encoding bis(5'-nucleosyl)-tetraphosphatase (symmetrical) YqeK: MNREKALALVKEQITERRYIHTLGVVESAIELAERYGADVKKAELAAIFHDYAKFRPKEEMEQIIIAEKMDPALLEYNMELWHAPVGAYLVKKEAGIQDAEILDAIAYHTSGRVGMSLLDKVVYLADYIEPGRSFPGVDEVRQTAKQNLDHAVIQALRNTVVFLMKRNQAIYPDTFKTYNDLIMNLKEKM, from the coding sequence ATGAATCGTGAGAAAGCATTGGCGCTGGTCAAAGAACAAATAACCGAGCGCAGGTACATTCATACCTTGGGTGTGGTCGAGTCAGCAATTGAACTTGCTGAACGGTATGGTGCCGACGTCAAAAAAGCCGAACTGGCTGCCATTTTCCATGATTATGCAAAATTTCGTCCAAAAGAGGAAATGGAGCAAATAATAATCGCTGAAAAAATGGACCCGGCGTTACTTGAATACAATATGGAGCTGTGGCACGCTCCTGTCGGGGCTTATCTGGTGAAAAAGGAAGCTGGCATTCAGGACGCTGAAATCTTGGATGCGATTGCCTATCACACGTCTGGCAGGGTTGGCATGAGCCTATTGGATAAAGTCGTATACCTTGCTGACTATATTGAGCCTGGACGTTCTTTTCCCGGTGTCGACGAAGTCAGGCAGACGGCAAAGCAAAATTTGGATCATGCTGTCATTCAGGCTTTAAGGAATACAGTTGTTTTTTTAATGAAAAGAAATCAGGCAATTTACCCTGACACATTTAAGACATATAATGATTTGATCATGAATTTGAAGGAGAAGATGTAA
- a CDS encoding nicotinate-nucleotide adenylyltransferase: protein MKKIGILGGTFNPPHIGHLIIANEVLDALELDEIRFMPNHVPPHKEKSEEVTDMDRLAMLENAIAGNPSFYIEGIEIERKGTSYTYDTIKLLKELEPTNEFYFIIGADMIEYLPNWHRIDELVHMVNFVGVKRPGYNEKTVYPITMVKVPQMFISSSMIRRKLRTGKTVKYLIADPVVKYIKGNGLYES from the coding sequence ATGAAAAAAATTGGAATTCTTGGCGGTACATTCAATCCTCCGCATATCGGGCATTTAATTATAGCGAATGAAGTGCTGGATGCCCTTGAGCTAGATGAAATCAGGTTCATGCCAAATCACGTTCCTCCACATAAGGAAAAATCGGAGGAAGTAACCGATATGGACAGGCTGGCCATGTTGGAAAACGCGATAGCCGGAAACCCATCTTTTTATATTGAGGGTATTGAAATAGAAAGAAAAGGCACATCTTATACGTATGACACAATAAAATTGCTGAAAGAACTTGAGCCAACCAATGAGTTCTATTTCATAATTGGCGCAGATATGATTGAGTACTTACCAAATTGGCACCGTATCGACGAGCTGGTGCATATGGTCAATTTTGTCGGGGTGAAGCGCCCTGGATATAACGAAAAGACCGTATACCCAATCACGATGGTGAAAGTCCCCCAGATGTTCATTTCGTCTTCCATGATACGAAGGAAGTTAAGGACGGGGAAAACCGTGAAATATTTAATAGCAGATCCAGTGGTGAAGTATATTAAAGGGAATGGTTTATATGAATCGTGA
- the yhbY gene encoding ribosome assembly RNA-binding protein YhbY, with translation MLTGKQKRFLRSKAHHLNPIFQVGKGGVNDNLIKQIGEALEVRELIKVSILQNCEEDRNEVGLSLSKGARAELVQIIGNTIVLYKESKENKQLKLP, from the coding sequence ATGTTAACAGGAAAACAGAAAAGATTTTTACGATCAAAGGCCCATCACCTCAATCCAATTTTTCAAGTTGGTAAAGGCGGCGTCAATGATAATCTCATCAAGCAAATTGGTGAGGCGCTTGAAGTACGTGAATTAATCAAGGTCAGCATCCTGCAAAACTGTGAAGAGGACCGCAATGAAGTGGGACTTTCTTTATCAAAAGGTGCACGGGCGGAATTGGTTCAGATTATCGGCAACACAATTGTGCTGTATAAAGAATCAAAAGAAAACAAACAACTTAAATTACCTTAA
- the aroE gene encoding shikimate dehydrogenase, whose product MKKIYGVMGDPIAHSMSPDIHNDAFEKENIEAVYHHFHVTKEGLNDAVKGMKALGIEGFNITIPHKTSIIPFLDEVDELALAIGAVNTVVNKNGRFIGYNTDGKGFFKSLCDEISGDIKAKKTLVIGAGGAARAIYFTLVKEGVKQVDIANRTKERAAQLVSDCPYDKVSKALSIIEAEESLSQYDLIIQTTSSGMSPELDHSPLKVDQLKTGTIVSDIIYNPLQTKLLREAGEKGAETQNGLGMFINQAALAFEIWTGIMPDTARMTDIVLNKLGGNTC is encoded by the coding sequence ATGAAAAAGATATATGGGGTAATGGGAGATCCAATTGCACATTCGATGTCACCGGACATTCATAATGATGCATTTGAAAAAGAAAATATAGAAGCGGTTTATCATCATTTTCATGTGACGAAAGAAGGTTTGAACGATGCCGTGAAGGGCATGAAAGCCCTTGGTATAGAAGGGTTTAACATCACGATTCCTCATAAGACTTCAATCATCCCTTTCCTTGATGAAGTGGATGAACTGGCCCTTGCAATCGGTGCTGTAAATACGGTTGTTAACAAAAATGGTCGGTTTATAGGGTATAATACAGACGGAAAAGGATTTTTTAAATCTTTATGCGATGAAATATCAGGTGACATCAAGGCTAAAAAAACGTTAGTGATCGGAGCGGGCGGTGCTGCGCGTGCGATTTATTTTACCCTCGTAAAAGAAGGGGTAAAGCAAGTTGATATTGCAAACCGGACAAAGGAAAGAGCGGCCCAGCTTGTTTCTGATTGCCCATATGATAAAGTATCGAAGGCACTCTCGATTATCGAAGCGGAAGAAAGCTTATCACAATATGATTTAATCATCCAAACGACTTCTTCTGGAATGAGCCCGGAATTGGATCATTCACCGTTAAAGGTCGACCAGCTTAAAACCGGTACAATTGTCAGTGATATCATCTATAACCCTTTGCAAACCAAACTGCTTCGTGAAGCGGGGGAAAAAGGGGCGGAAACGCAAAATGGTTTGGGGATGTTCATCAACCAGGCCGCACTCGCATTTGAGATATGGACAGGCATTATGCCGGATACAGCAAGAATGACAGATATTGTCTTGAACAAACTAGGAGGTAACACATGTTAA